The following are encoded together in the Planctobacterium marinum genome:
- the bamA gene encoding outer membrane protein assembly factor BamA: MKLNQTLFALLFFVVTGSVNANSASDFVIDDIKIEGLQRVALGAALTYMPVKVGDTMNGFRIAQVIKSLYSSTHFESIKVLRDGDTLVVQVKERPTISNIIFEGNDDIKDEQLQESLDGSNIRIGEPLDRTVLTGLESGLKDFYYSVGKYNADVTAIVTPLPRNRVDLKFLFEEGEAAKIAQINIVGNEIFSDAELLEGFELGFDPAWWDIMAETRYQKQTLEGDMETLRSYYLDRGYLQFRVNSTQVSMTPDKEGIYVAINVTEGEQYNVSEVEVTGELLGHGDTIRALLPLRGDTLYNQALVTYTEEFISKYLGRFGYAYPTVTTIPDINDEDNTVKLTMRVDPGKRIYVRRINFVGNDITKDEVLRREVTQMEGSFLSNQALEVSKANISRRLNFVDEVEFETVRIPGEEDKVDVEFSMKEQPSGSFNAGIGFGDRTGLSLQAGVSQDNFLGSGKQVGFNVNTNRYQKQAAITYNDPYFTIDGISLGGTLSYSELDAGDFGLVQYNTKTYRIGGTFGFPINEYNRLRFGVTYENEELAQRNTYEQTQRFYDLFIDPNDPDAPIKYDSFVLSAAWIRSTLNRGLFPTAGSNQTLSLSATTPNSDANYYKAEFNTRFYFPLSNDQRWSLLTRLRVGYGNGYGDINGKDQFLPFTQNFTAGGAGTLRGFENNTVGPRAIQRTTGTLTDPNGDPVGYGPLSDSLFVTERSIGGNAIAIGGVELIVPTPFIGEEYDTQVRSSIFLDVGTVWDTEFVYDDYKDLSLDSLSEECLLDFADPGLYRASYGLSVQWLSPMGPMVFSFSRALKEQSGDEVKFFSFNIGQTF; the protein is encoded by the coding sequence ATGAAGTTGAATCAGACACTTTTTGCATTGCTATTTTTCGTAGTGACCGGTTCGGTAAATGCAAATTCAGCCAGTGATTTTGTCATTGACGACATCAAAATTGAAGGACTGCAGCGTGTAGCTCTGGGTGCGGCATTAACCTATATGCCTGTTAAGGTGGGCGACACCATGAACGGTTTCCGTATCGCTCAAGTTATAAAGTCTCTTTACTCATCTACTCACTTCGAAAGTATTAAAGTATTGCGTGATGGCGACACCTTGGTAGTTCAGGTCAAAGAGCGTCCAACCATTAGTAATATTATTTTTGAGGGTAATGATGACATCAAAGACGAGCAGTTACAGGAAAGTCTTGATGGCAGTAATATCCGTATTGGCGAGCCCTTGGACCGTACCGTACTCACTGGATTAGAGAGTGGCTTAAAAGACTTCTATTACAGTGTTGGTAAATACAATGCTGATGTCACCGCGATTGTAACGCCTTTACCTCGAAATCGCGTGGACCTGAAATTTTTGTTTGAAGAAGGTGAAGCTGCAAAAATCGCTCAGATAAACATTGTAGGCAATGAAATCTTCAGCGACGCCGAATTGTTAGAGGGATTTGAATTGGGCTTTGACCCGGCGTGGTGGGATATCATGGCCGAAACGCGATACCAGAAACAAACCCTCGAGGGCGATATGGAAACCCTCAGAAGCTATTATCTGGACCGAGGTTACTTGCAGTTTAGAGTGAACTCCACTCAGGTTTCTATGACCCCAGACAAAGAGGGGATCTACGTTGCAATTAACGTTACTGAAGGCGAACAGTACAACGTATCTGAAGTGGAAGTTACTGGTGAATTGTTGGGTCACGGTGATACCATCCGTGCCTTGCTGCCTCTGCGCGGTGATACTCTTTACAACCAAGCTTTGGTGACCTACACCGAAGAATTTATCAGCAAATACCTTGGCCGCTTTGGTTATGCCTATCCCACGGTTACCACTATCCCGGATATCAACGACGAAGATAATACGGTTAAGCTAACTATGCGGGTGGATCCCGGTAAGCGCATTTATGTGCGCAGGATCAACTTTGTGGGTAATGACATCACTAAAGATGAGGTACTGCGCCGCGAAGTCACGCAGATGGAAGGTAGTTTTTTGTCTAATCAAGCTCTGGAAGTGTCCAAGGCCAATATTTCCCGCCGTTTGAACTTTGTGGATGAAGTAGAGTTTGAAACCGTCAGAATTCCCGGCGAAGAAGACAAAGTGGACGTAGAGTTCAGTATGAAAGAACAGCCATCCGGCTCGTTTAATGCGGGTATCGGTTTTGGCGACCGCACAGGCCTTAGCCTGCAAGCTGGGGTTTCCCAGGATAACTTTCTCGGCTCGGGCAAACAGGTAGGCTTCAATGTAAATACCAACCGCTATCAAAAGCAGGCAGCAATTACCTACAACGACCCTTATTTCACTATTGATGGTATTAGCTTGGGTGGCACATTGTCCTATAGCGAATTAGACGCTGGGGACTTTGGACTTGTTCAATACAATACCAAAACTTATCGTATCGGCGGGACCTTTGGCTTCCCGATCAACGAATACAATCGCTTGCGCTTTGGGGTGACTTATGAGAATGAAGAACTAGCGCAGCGCAATACTTACGAGCAAACCCAGCGTTTCTACGACCTGTTCATCGATCCCAATGATCCCGATGCACCCATCAAATACGATTCCTTTGTGTTGTCCGCTGCCTGGATAAGAAGCACCTTGAATCGTGGTCTGTTCCCGACTGCGGGCTCTAATCAGACGCTCTCTTTATCGGCAACAACTCCAAACTCGGATGCCAATTACTACAAAGCTGAGTTTAACACTCGCTTCTACTTCCCGTTGTCCAATGACCAACGTTGGTCATTGCTAACTCGCCTGCGTGTTGGATACGGAAATGGCTATGGCGATATTAATGGCAAGGATCAGTTCTTACCCTTTACACAGAACTTTACTGCCGGTGGTGCGGGTACGCTGAGGGGCTTTGAAAATAATACCGTAGGCCCTCGAGCCATTCAACGTACCACAGGTACGCTTACAGACCCCAATGGCGACCCGGTGGGTTATGGGCCTTTGTCAGATTCTTTGTTTGTCACTGAGCGTTCTATCGGTGGTAACGCCATAGCGATAGGTGGCGTTGAGTTAATCGTACCTACGCCGTTTATTGGTGAGGAGTATGATACTCAAGTACGTAGCAGTATTTTCCTTGATGTTGGTACGGTCTGGGATACGGAATTTGTCTACGATGATTACAAAGATTTGAGCCTGGACTCTCTCAGTGAAGAGTGTCTCTTGGATTTCGCAGACCCAGGTCTTTATAGAGCTTCTTACGGACTGTCGGTACAATGGTTGTCGCCTATGGGACCTATGGTGTTTAGTTTCTCTCGTGCTCTGAAAGAGCAGAGTGGCGACGAAGTGAAGTTCTTCTCATTTAATATTGGTCAAACATTTTAA